In Daphnia pulicaria isolate SC F1-1A chromosome 5, SC_F0-13Bv2, whole genome shotgun sequence, a single genomic region encodes these proteins:
- the LOC124340624 gene encoding mucin-5AC-like isoform X2, which produces MVVNGGSSQQQQPTPAPPPPPDVNNIMGGIEQTVGVRMHNHRRKLRQRFDLVRKLGQGTYGKVQLGINKETGQEVAIKTIKKAKIETEADLIRIRREIQIMSSVRHPNIIHIYEVFENKEKMVLVMEYAAGGELYDYLSQRKVLNEAEARRVFRQVASAVYYCHKHNICHRDLKLENILLDESKTAKIADFGLSNVFDDRRLLTTFCGSPLYASPEIVRGTPYHGPEVDCWSLGVLLYTLVYGAMPFDGSNFKRLVKQISSGEYYEPPDKPSTASPLVRHMLLVDPAKRANVEDICSHWWVNEGYGESCLEVAEELANQTPVRLDLLLSLVPPPESTDTVVVSAKTDQPASTASKEGDSMNEYYSAAEPSTSDAAKSGGVKKKKESSSQSGKEADKASTVKRRRAETDQVKSADDSTTTTMTPEGRGGCPAVGDLDAQNSAGPSPIDDSGIQTSLREEEEEELVTGVVQSAPEEVRTKSTSSEAKTKCDVMTDVDMDEGISTSSQADDRRSSVPIASCMAANPASAALAPCTIMTNNNNPSQSSSPSANATTTTSTTSTSSIPHCSSVSQHSPATSAFRQTTTTTTVTVGDVSTLSPPIAPTTANAEIEMSHPPPLLDGRPTCAAPAAPAQVPEAPESLVVASTGQSESHAAMAGKMDAKGAVPAANVVTEPPEPENTVALISPTNATPPPPPPSLNQVPPPPPPFTLGPEKTESAGDSSGATTAGSTATATPPPKEGAAPSGSGSNRSESSAANAAPPASVALANRRPANTNKAAGPANAAEQRHSKILRQAEIFNSLVLTHSRNEPPTTGPKSTMTLERPKKVTIFSYKLNDTRRPTETRTEPKVPTIVPVLKVSDAKRAFENNAAAAQQQRNSSIGSAASGHHHNSLPRRTLIQTPASISTDAMVPKSLNQQRAGHAASMATMTATTTTAQESTNSSQGVEPGEKVVVGGLGVKIGAIGKVTEIGMKVKTEENNHQSENQTTPKDTKTSQPVQNDDSLKPQQGSSSADSSEKKLPEQLNAEQEVQVAVEKSEVASPVPVKEVQPPTKVSTKKVKESESLPSALPAQEPEEPKVREIPVMLDTGELETKVASILAAPGRSPPKDPPAPRPTSLPTPVSSSTPSPKATGQVSSSATERMTSPPPKPIRVASPPPLRIASPPPRPVRIASPSPPAVAHKIINASTRTVSPPPPLIRPSADQSPNQRPLSPSTLPSSRPMSPVYASSMTSTDRTDDDCIAGSENAFIRGIRSPTREHPAPAAIPPLNKRFSKGPGDMPENAMVMVEAKPIQKAEINIAVNVASTSTNPRERIIPIRVEGRVESTAAAVAGVGGLVASESSKAVPKSLNSISVQLRATPPRVASPPPPPAQPIKPVPIRPSSASRQESIQNPGPAMATAESVSLESKKFLREPVRESAREPIRKSPREFIIPITVEGVSASHPAATETASSSSASMRTSRFDRTKRYGSLYHEGETDFDISQTSGDVDNHAASPLHHLQRLSSFKKSHDEPETSRGRRGSDSSIDDDIDDDDDTFQILTAESLFSTLLSRVRQLTKRNQRAESNAADPFVVFRNSSRFTSPAPSAGGRSRATDVSDIHREFEDASSQISTPGCTSPNAHHHNNNNRNSTGSDLLAGSASNKGFWNNVYSRASSVASESDARRYSTLDPPRFHPTETPQLQPPPSSAGVPSGLPWRRDTSVEGESNCSIASASMSQRVRLQHQLGSADGGDRKRVTLTLHVTEPAARAPPSSPTASDWFRPECRRRHDPNPEQENKGPAETGAGTVVSFKCFVLSHPSASTAYHSPSAVNGDVNNATPASSRPFTSSLTRRKLNQHLRETNPELVGSPGQNGNHQQNNSDAMSDTSSTSAGNRSSLSWALSRFTGGVADSAKPTGRSVRDQQQQQPQYNRTKSSRELGNEPQQRTYQRYGRSSTLDNLEPDSSTAPSSASTAGYFHRIGSPFSDDENPNSGVSTPASYRTYTRTRSREYMSPTSSRGTSPVPSSSIAALPSISTTMSSPDAVANMTMNPIVPQLSTVLENGPLGVEGESSPRQTRAAESKLAAITSLNSTNPIPVSVPAPAPISAPNPPAAPTSENADGTIERKSRRVSRFLRPDFYDAPKEESSTEKQRFLKSVEQRWEKYNPDAGLMALSKTTNSQTAGSTQTIERPAAPISKDRATGSLTSTPPSPLQPILKARQSLTPIPAPAQPNLSLPPPSSSIVLKPVPEQPQVEPTTNKIPQQVMLKPVSVEPQQQQQQQQSAPKSNGNAPSSKNSPKLTVRRQFEHLINLAAAQFQRSSSPNKVAPAAPAQTPASTSTTITPPTPVVSTAAVAQPPTTIQQPPDTISLELKQLEDEIKNTAAIKAQASARLDALKYEHAVRSGAAAIPPSGIPKPAIPVKPIYLVARPVQEIPSVSPDLPIVPPEFQPFQYKGSNGTLRELSHRSNNNNRRDALSPPPAGANENGTISPFADEAVRFARIIKRFESQPYENSWASDAMGIDNAAPGTPTDSYESSSVCSDLRGDQRDSGEDESVSERIFRKSFYSRFNEPTKTKHRRSMTRELEGGEGGEGNLPITDAQPPISRRSSQHRKSLSGRDESVDRIGLSETVMVRKFLSSGDANGGGNFDRERRLSASRRHPSVSEYSDATVDVIHPRRSMSREVSVARSVKSDTQPPQVTSPTPSVAGSDSGDRAGTAGREVRSYARTYSSSRALANDLPPSGNGESYSSASLGRRSYYPVSSTSTNADHISSLPRRSSNRYSIHEHVPESTNVRLRSTGSSVLASRPSRYSSILLEESGGSGSAATGHQISNVLSPNSTRRHTNLSDSGLTRRESTFYGTPSPFSSRPGAGSGAGGSTTGSTSTYFLRSTSSGLDHHNNNSTNHSGTYSTLRPSLLRHRR; this is translated from the exons ATGGTCGTCAACGGAGGTAGcagtcaacagcagcagccgactcCGGCACCTCCGCCTCCGCCCGATGTCAACAACATCATGGGCGGAATCGAGCAGACGGTCGGCGTCCGCATGCACAATCACCGACGTAAACTCCGCCAAAG GTTCGATTTGGTGCGCAAACTTGGACAGGGAACCTACGGCAAAGTTCAGTTGGGAATCAATAAAGAGACGGGCCAAGAG GTGGCCATCAAGACGATCAAAAAGGCCAAAATTGAAACGGAAGCGGATCTGATTCGCATCCGCCGCGAAATTCAAATCATGTCTTCGGTGCGCCACCCCAACATCATCCACATCTACGAAGTGTTTGAGAACAAGGAGAAGATGGTCCTGGTGATGGAGTACGCGGCCGGCGGCGAACTCTACGATTACCTCAGTCAGCGCAAAGTCCTCAACGAGGCCGAGGCCAGACGAGTCTTCCGCCAAGTCGCTTCCGCCGTCTATTACTGTCACAAG CACAACATTTGCCATCGCgatttaaaattagaaaacaTTTTGCTGGACGAAAGCAAAACGGCCAAG aTTGCCGATTTCGGATTATCAAACGTCTTTGATGATCGACGCCTGCTGACGACCTTTTGTGGCAGCCCTTTGTACGCCAGTCCGGAAATCGTCCGTGGAACTCCGTACCATGGGCCCGAAGTGGATTGTTG GTCTTTGGGCGTTCTGCTTTACACGCTGGTTTACGGAGCCATGCCTTTCGACGGATCCAATTTCAAGCGACTCGTCAAGCAGATCTCATCCGGCGAGTACTACGAGCCGCCTGACAAACCATCAA CTGCTTCGCCTCTGGTTCGTCACATGCTGCTCGTCGATCCGGCCAAGCGGGCCAACGTCGAGGACATTTGCTCCCACTG GTGGGTCAACGAAGGCTACGGAGAATCCTGTTTGGAAGTCGCGGAAGAATTAGCCAACCAGACGCCCGTCCGGCTCGATTTACTCCTGTCGCTGGTTCCGCCACCGGAGTCAACCGACACGGTCGTCGTCAGCGCCAAAACGGATCAACCGGCCTCAACT GCCAGCAAGGAAGGCGATTCCATGAACGAATATTACTCGGCGGCCGAGCCCAGTACGTCCGACGCTGCCAAATCGGGTGgagttaagaaaaagaaggaaagttCCAGTCAGTCGGGCAAAGAGGCGGACAAGGCCTCGACTGTCAAGAGGCGCCGGGCAGAAACCGACCAAGTCAAATCGGCTGACgattcgacgacgacgacgatgactcCGGAAGGTCGCGGTGGCTGCCCAGCAGTGGGCGATTTGGATGCTCAAAATTCTGCGGGACCCAGTCCCATCGACGATTCCGGGATCCAGACGTCGTTGcgggaggaagaggaggaggaattgGTGACGGGCGTCGTCCAGTCTGCTCCGGAAGAGGTACGAACGAAATCGACGTCGAGCGAAGCCAAAACGAAATGTGATGTGATGACGGACGTTGATATGGACGAGGGTATTAGCACGTCCAGCCAGGCGGATGATAGGCGATCCAGCGTGCCAATCGCCTCTTGTATGGCGGCCAATCCAGCCTCCGCCGCTCTCGCACCCTGTACAATAATgaccaataataataatccatcCCAGTCTTCTTCGCCCTCGGCCAATGCAACGACGACAACCTCCACGACCTCCACTTCATCCATCCCGCATTGTTCCTCGGTTAGCCAACATTCTCCAGCCACATCCGCATTTcgacagacgacgacgacgacgaccgtgACCGTGGGGGACGTCTCAACTTTGTCGCCCCCAATTGCTCCGACAACTGCCAATGCAGAAATCGAAATGAGCCACCCGCCTCCTCTTCTTGATGGCCGCCCTACctgtgctgctcctgctgctcctgctcaaGTTCCAGAAGCTCCAGAGTCTCTTGTTGTTGCGTCGACTGGACAGTCGGAATCTCACGCTGCGATGGCAGGCAAGATGGATGCGAAAGGAGCCGTGCCAGCTGCGAATGTCGTCACAGAGCCCCCAGAGCCAGAAAATACCGTTGCCCTAATATCACCCACCAACGccaccccaccaccaccgccacccaGTTTAAATCAGGTTCCCCCTCCACCACCTCCGTTTACCCTTGGGCCCGAAAAGACCGAGTCAGCTGGCGACAGCAGCGGAGCAACAACGGCCGGCAGCACCGCGACGGCGACACCACCACCCAAGGAAGGAGCAGCCCCAAGCGGCAGCGGCAGTAATCGCTCAGAATCGTCTGCTGCTAATGCTGCCCCTCCGGCTTCGGTGGCTCTTGCCAATCGGCGACCGGCCAATACCAACAAAGCGGCTGGTCCGGCCAATGCAGCGGAACAGCGCCACTCGAAGATACTCCGCCAGGCGGAAATATTCAACAGCCTCGTACTGACTCACTCGCGAAATGAACCGCCGACGACTGGACCCAAGAGTACCATGACGCTGGAACGGCCCAAAAAAGTCACCATTTTCAGCTACAAG ttgaaCGATACGCGGCGCCCGACTGAAACTCGGACGGAACCTAAAGTGCCCACCATCGTGCCCGTTTTGAAAGTCTCTGACGCAAAGAGAGCATTTGAGAATAATGCGGCTGCTGCCCAGCAGCAGAGGAATTCGAGTATTGGCAGCGCAGCTTCAGGCCATCATCACAACAGTCTGCCGAGGCGGACGCTCATTCAAACTCCGGCCAGCATTAGCACTGACGCCATGGTACCCAAATCTCTCAATCAACAACGGGCCGGTCATGCCGCTTCGATGGCCACCATGACGGCCACTACAACTACCGCCCAGGAATCCACTAATTCATcg CAGGGAGTAGAGCCGGGCGAGAAGGTGGTCGTGGGAGGACTGGGCGTCAAAATCGGCGCTATCGGCAAAGTCACGGAAATTGGAATGAAGGTTAAAACGGAGGAAAATAATCACCAATcggaaaatcaaacaacacCGAAGGACACGAAAACCAGTCAGCCCGTTCAGAACGACGATAGCCTCAAACCTCAACAGGGGTCCAGCAGCGCCGACAGCAGCGAGAAGAAATTACCGGAGCAATTGAACGCGGAGCAGGAAGTTCAAGTTGCAGTGGAAAAGTCTGAAGTTGCATCACCCGTTCCTGTCAAAGAAGTTCAACCGCCGACCAAAGTTTCGACTAAGAAAGTGAAGGAATCGGAATCTCTACCCTCGGCTCTTCCGGCCCAAGAGCCAGAAGAGCCAAAAGTGCGGGAGATTCCGGTCATGTTGGACACGGGCGAATTGGAAACGAAAGTTGCATCCATTTTGGCGGCCCCTGGACGTAGTCCTCCGAAAGATCCGCCCGCACCGCGACCTACAAGCCTCCCGACACCTGTGTCTTCTTCTACTCCGTCGCCTAAAGCGACCGGCCAGGTATCGTCCTCCGCCACTGAAAGGATGACATCACCTCCGCCAAAACCCATTCGAGTTGCTTCACCACCTCCACTCCGGATCGCTTCTCCCCCTCCGCGTCCGGTGCGCATCGCTTCGCCATCACCTCCAGCGGTGGCCCATAAAATTATCAATGCATCCACACGGACAGTGTCCCCACCACCTCCATTAATCCGTCCGTCGGCCGATCAATCGCCCAATCAGCGGCCGCTCTCTCCGTCGACGTTGCCATCCAGTCGGCCCATGTCTCCCGTTTACGCGTCGTCAATGACTTCGACCGACAGGACGGATGACGATTGTATCGCCGGATCTGAGAACGCTTTCATCCGGGGCATTCGCAGTCCGACGAGAGAGCATCCAGCCCCTGCGGCGATTCCTCCGTTAAACAAGCGCTTCTCCAAAGGACCTGGCGATATGCCGGAGAACGCGATGGTGATGGTCGAAGCCAAGCCGATCCAGAAAGCGGAGATCAACATCGCCGTCAACGTGGCGTCGACGTCCACCAATCCGAGGGAGAGAATTATTCCCATCCGCGTAGAAGGCAGAGTAGAATCAACAGCAGCGGCCGTGGCAGGGGTTGGAGGATTAGTCGCGTCGGAGAGTAGTAAGGCCGTGCCGAAATCGCTCAACTCCATTTCCGTCCAGTTGCGGGCCACTCCGCCGCGAGTCGcttcgccgccgccgccgccggcaCAGCCAATTAAACCCGTCCCTATCCGTCCTAG ttCTGCGAGTCGACAGGAATCGATACAGAATCCAGGACCCGCAATGGCAACTGCAGAGTCAGTTAGTTTGGAAAGTAAAAAATTCCTACGGGAACCCGTTCGGGAATCTGCCAGAGAGCCGATTCGAAAATCGCCGCGGGAATTTATCATCCCCATTACGGTGGAAGGCGTCAGTGCCAGCCATCCAGCGGCAACCGAGACGGCCTCGTCGTCTTCAGCGTCCATGAGAACCAGTCGATTCGACCGGACCAAACGATACGG GAGCTTGTACCATGAGGGTGAAACCGATTTTGATATAAGTCAGACGTCGGGTGATGTTGATAATCACGCAGCTAGTCCACTTCATCATTTGCAACGTTTGAGCTCCTTTAAAAAATCACACGACGAGCC GGAAACTTCTCGAGGCCGACGGGGAAGTGACAGTTCCATCGATGATGatatcgacgacgacgacgacacgttCCAGATTCTGACAGCCGAGTCCCTTTTCTCGACGCTGTTATCACGG GTCCGACAGCTGACGAAACGGAACCAGAGAGCCGAAAGTAATGCGGCTGATCCGTTTGTCGTGTTCCGCAACTCTTCTCGATTCACCAGTCCGGCTCCCAGCGCTGGCGGCCGTTCAAGAGCGACGGACGTGAGCGATATTCATCGTGAGTTTGAAGACGCTTCTTCGCAGATTAGTACACCCGGATGCACTTCGCCCAACGCTCAccatcacaacaacaacaatcgcaACAGCACCGGATCCGACCTGCTGGCCGGTTCAGCTAGCAACAAGGGTTTCTGGAACAATGTTTATTCCAGGGCTTCTTCGGTGGCATCCGAGTCCGATGCCAG ACGATATTCGACCCTGGATCCGCCTCGTTTCCACCCGACAGAAACGCCTCAATTGCAGCCGCCGCCGAGTTCGGCCGGCGTCCCGTCTGGTCTCCCTTGGCGACGGGACACGTCCGTGGAAGGCGAAAGCAACTGCAGCATCGCTTCGGCCTCCATGTCCCAGCGAG TCCGGTTGCAACATCAACTTGGGTCGGCTGATGGAGGGGACCGGAAACGCGTCACGCTCACATTGCATGTCACGGAGCCAGCAGCTCgggctcctccttcttctccaaCTGCAAGTGATTGGTTCCGTCCCGAATGTCGTCGTCGACACGACCCAAATCCGGAACAAGAGAAcaaagggccagccgagactGGAGCTGGAACGGTCGTGTCCTTCAAATGCTTCGTTTTATCTCATCCGTCAGCTA GTACCGCTTATCATAGTCCGTCAGCTGTCAATGGAGATGTCAATAACGCAACGCCAGCATCCAGTCGACCTTTCACTTCCTCCCTAACGCGACGTAAACTGAACCAACACCTGCGAGAAACCAATCCGGAGCTAGTCGGTTCACCGGGACAAAATGGAAATCACCAACAAAATAATAGCGACGCCATGTCGGATACCTCGTCAACTTCCGCTGGCAATCGTTCCAGTCTATCCTGGGCGTTGTCACGCTTCACTGGCGGAGTGGCCGATTCGGCGAAACCCACTGGCCGCTCAGTACgagaccaacaacaacaacaaccgcaatACAATCGAACCAAGAGTAGCCGGGAACTGGGCAACGAGCCGCAACAGCGAACCTATCAACGTTATGGCCGTTCTTCCACTCTGGACAATCTCGAACCAGACAGCTCAACTGCACCTTCTTCCGCTTCTACAGCTGGTTACTTCCATCGGATAGGATCGCCGTTCTCCGATGATGAGAATCCCAATTCCGGCGTTTCGACACCGGCCTCCTACCGGACCTATACGAGAACGCGTAGTCGAGAATACATGAGCCCAACGAGCAGTCGAGGCACCTCTCCCGTTCCATCCAGCAGCATCGCAGCGTTACCGTCCATCTCTACTACGATGAGTAGTCCGGATGCAGTGGCCAACATGACCATGAATCCGATTGTTCCGCAATTGAGTACCGTCCTAGAGAACGGTCCGTTGGGGGTTGAGGGCGAAAGTAGTCCGCGGCAAACCAGAGCGGCTGAAAGCAAATTGGCCGCCATCACCAGTTTGAATTCAACAAATCCGATTCCCGTCTCAGTTCCAGCTCCAGCCCCTATTTCTGCTCCAAATCCACCAGCAGCTCCGACGAGTGAAAATGCGGATGGGACAATCGAACGCAAATCACGACGTGTTTCTCGGTTCCTCCGGCCGGATTTCTACGATGCCCCAAAAGAGGAATCGTCAACCGAAAAGCAGCGCTTCCTCAAATCGGTCGAACAGCGCTGGGAAAAGTACAATCCGGACGCCGGATTGATGGCATTAAGTAAAACCACAAACAGTCAAACTGCAGGATCGACTCAGACAATCGAACGTCCTGCTGCTCCAATCTCCAAGGATCGTGCAACCGGATCTTTAACGTCGACTCCGCCATCTCCTTTACAACCGATTCTAAAAGCCAGACAAAGTTTGACGCCTATTCCGGCCCCGGCTCAACCCAATCTATCGCTTCCGCCTCCTAGCTCGTCCATTGTTTTGAAACCGGTGCCTGAACAGCCCCAAGTGGAACCCACCACCAATAAAATCCCGCAACAGGTGATGCTGAAACCGGTTTCCGTGGAgccacagcaacagcagcagcagcagcaatcggCTCCTAAATCAAACGGCAACGCTCCTAGTTCCAAGAATTCACCCAAGTTGACGGTCCGTCGCCAGTTTGAGCATTTGATCAATTTAGCGGCGGCCCAATTCCAACGATCCTCGTCTCCCAACAAAGTCGCTCCTGCTGCTCCAGCCCAAACCCCTGCAAGTACTTCTACAACTATCACCCCTCCAACTCCAGTTGTTtcaactgctgctgttgcccaACCACCAACTACTATCCAGCAGCCACCGGATACGATTTCTCTGGAATTGAAGCAGCTGgaagatgaaatcaaaaatacagCGGCCATCAAAGCCCAGGCGTCGGCCAGACTGGACGCTCTCAAATACGAGCATGCTGTCAGAAGCGGAGCTGCCGCAATTCCTCCTTCCGGAATCCCCAAACCAGCTATTCCGGTCAAGCCGATTTATTTAGTAGCTCGACCGGTTCAGGAAATACCATCCGTTTCACCCGATTTACCTATTGTCCCACCTGAATTCCAGCCGTTCCAGTACAAGGGCTCGAACGGGACCTTGCGTGAATTGTCTCaccgcagcaacaacaacaaccgaaggGACGCTTTGTCGCCACCTCCGGCGGGGGCCAATGAAAACGGAACCATTTCTCCATTTGCCGACGAGGCCGTTCGTTTCGCCCGCATTATCAAACGATTCGAATCTCAGCCTTACGAAAACAGCTGGGCCAGCGACGCCATGGGAATAGATAATGCAGCACCTGGAACGCCGACGGACAGCTACGAGTCTTCTTCCGTTTGCTCCGACTTGCGCGGTGACCAAAGAGATTCCGGCGAGGATGAAAGCGTCAGCGAAAGGATTTTCCGCAAGAGTTTCTACTCTCGTTTCAACGAGCCGACCAAAACGAAGCATCGGCGTTCCATGACCAGGGAACTCGAGGGCGGTGAAGGAGGTGAAGGAAACTTGCCCATCACCGACGCCCAGCCGCCCATCTCTCGTCGTTCTTCGCAACATCGCAAGAGTCTCAGCGGTCGGGACGAATCGGTCGATCGAATTGGCCTCTCCGAAACGGTGATGGTCCGCAAATTCCTGTCGTCCGGCGACGCCAATGGCGGTGGTAATTTCGATCGTGAGCGCCGCCTGTCGGCGAGTCGGAGACATCCGTCCGTGTCCGAGTACTCGGACGCCACCGTCGACGTCATTCATCCGAGGCGATCGATGTCGAGGGAAGTCTCAGTGGCCCGCTCGGTCAAAAGCGACACACAGCCACCGCAAGTGACAAGTCCGACACCTTCGGTCGCCGGCTCCGATTCTGGCGACCGTGCCGGAACCGCCGGAAGAGAAGTGCGATCCTACGCTCGAACTTATTCGAGTTCGCGTGCACTCGCCAACGATTTGCCACCTTCGGGGAATGGCGAATCTTATTCATCGGCCAGTCTGGGCCGTCGCAGTTACTACCCGGTTTCGTCGACGTCGACGAATGCGGATCACATCAGCAGCCTGCCACGGAGATCCAGCAATCG GTACAGTATACACGAACATGTTCCAGAGAGCACCAACGTCCGTCTGCGTTCGACCGGATCGTCGGTTTTGGCGAGCCGGCCGTCACGATATTCGTCCATTTTGTTGGAGGAAAGTGGCGGCAGTGGGTCGGCAGCTACTGGACATCAAATCAGCAATGTCCTTTCGCCCAACTCGACGCGACGCCACACCAACCTTTCAGATTCGGGGCTGACCCGAAGGGAATCGACTTTTTACGGGACTCCTAGTCCTTTTTCAAGTCGGCCAGGAGCAGGATCAGGAGCAGGAGGATCGACAACTGGATCCACGTCCACGTACTTTTTGCGCTCCACCAGTAGCGGACTGGAtcatcacaacaacaacagcaccaaTCACAGCGGGACGTACTCGACACTGAGACCGTCTTTGCTGCGCCATCGCCGATAA